The following is a genomic window from Nocardioides thalensis.
CGACCTGGATGTGACGTGGCACGAGCCCCCGGTGGTCGAGGAGGCCCCCCGGGGCCGTCACGAGACCAGCCGATTGGCCGAGCTCGTCGAGTCGACGGAGTGGCCCGAGGGAGCCGGGTACTTCTGGATGGCCGGCGAGTCCGCGCAGATGCGGGCGATCCGCAAGCACCTGATGCGCGTGGTGAAGCTGCCGAGCAGCCACTACGACGTGATGGGCTACTGGCGCGCCGTCGAGGCCCGCCAGCCGCGGCGGGTCGATCCCGGGCCGATCTGGCGGGCCGGCAAGGCAGCGGGCAAGACCGACGAGCAGATCTGGGCGGACTACGACGAGGCGGCGCAGCAGTGAGCAGGGACTTCGACCACGAGGGCGAGGACTTCGACGACGAGCTCGACGAGGACTTCGACGAGGACTTCGGCGACCTGCCCGCGCCCGCCGGCCTGGACTTCGACCCCACCAAGACACCTGAGGGCTATCGCAGCGGGTTCGCCTGCTTCGTCGGCCGCCCCAACGCCGGCAAGTCGACGCTGACCAACGCCCTCGTCGGCCAGAAGATCGTCATCACCTCCGACAAGCCGCAGACCACCCGCACGGTCGTGCGCGGGATCGTGCATCGCCCCGACGGCCAGCTGGTGCTGGTCGACACCCCCGGGCTGCACCGGCCGCGCACGCTCTTGGGGGAGCGGCTCAACGACCTGGTGATGACGACCTGGTCCGAGGTCGACGTCGTCGCCGTCTGCTTCCCGGCCGACGAGAAGATCGGCCCCGGCGACCGGTTCATCGTCAACGAGCTGGCGAAGATCCGCCGTACGACGAAGATCGCCGTCGCGACCAAGACCGACCTCGCCTCCCCGGAGCGGATCGCCGAGCATCTCCTCGACATCACCGCGCTCGGCCGAGAGACCGACACCGACTGGGCGGAGATCGTGCCGGTGTCGTCGGTCGCCGGCGACCAGATCGAGCTGCTCGGCGACCTGCTGATCGCGCAGATGCCGGAGGGGCCGCCGCTCTACCCCGACGGCGACCTCACCGACGCCCCCGAGGAGATCCTGGTCGCGGAGCTCATCCGCGAGGCCGCCCTCGACGGGGTGCGCGACGAGCTGCCCCACTCGATCGCCGTCGTCGTCGAGGAGATGGGCCTGCGGGAGGGGCGCCCCGACGACAAGCCCCTGCTCGACATCCACGCCAACCTCTACGTCGAGCGCGACTCCCAGAAGGGCATCGTCATCGGCCACCGCGGCTCCCGCCTGCGCGAGGTCGGCACCACGGCGCGCAAGCAGATCTCCTCGCTGCTCGGCACGCCCGTCTACCTCGACCTGCACGTCAAGGTCGCCAAGGACTGGCAGCGCGATCCCCGCCAGCTCCGCAAGCTCGGTTTCTGACGGTCTTTCCGGCGAATCCGCCCTCATGGTTCGCCGAATCCGCCCTCATGGTTCGTTGAATCCGCCCTCATGGTTCGCCGAATCGCCCTCGATGGCTTGGCGAGTCGACCAGCGTGGTCGCGCCGCGATGGTCCCTCGACCGCCCGCAACCAACGCGGGTGAATCGACCGACCACGAGGGCGGATTCGACCGACCACGAGGGCGGATTCGACCGACCACGAGGGCGGATTCGGCAAGGGGCGATCAGTCCGCGGGAGCCCAGCAGCGGCCGAACTGCTGACCCATGTCCCACTGCTCCTGGGTGGGCCACTCGTAGCCCCAGTCGAACTCGAGCGGGTCGGGAGCGACGTCGAGGGCGGCGTTCTCGCACTGGACCTGGCCGCGCTCCTCGGCGGCCGCCTCGCCGGGGTAGTCGACCTTGGCCTCGAAGGTGACGACGTCGATGGCGCGCCAGGTGTGGTCCTCGGAGCAGGGGACGCGCTCGAAGCCTCGAGCGTCGGGTGCGGCGGTGCCGCACATCGCGTAGGCCTCCTGGCCCTGCTGCCGGTCGAGCACGCCCTCGAGGCTGCCGGTGACCTCCGTCAGCGAGGAGGAGCCGCCGACCACGACCACGTCGCAGCGGTACCAGTCCTCCCCGGCGTCGGACTCCTCGACGGTGGGGGTGAACCAGACGGCTCGGAGCATGCTGAGCCGAAGTGCGTCGGCGTCACCGCCGACGAAGGCCGGCAGCTCCGCCGGGCAGGTCTCCGCCACCTGGGCCTGGACGCGGTCGGAGTCCACCGCGACGAGGTGGCCGTCGACCACGGTGTCGAGGCGGCCGACGGCGTACGTCTCGGCGGTGTGCGGCCGCTCGCAGGGGACGGGGCGCCGCTGGCTGGTCGGAGCCAGCGCCTGCTCGAACCCGAGCCGGTAGCAGGCGCCGTCCTCGGGCGGCGGGGGTGGCGGCTCGGCGGTCGGCGGGGGAGTCGGCTCGGCGGGCTTCGGCTCGGCCTCCGGCTCCGAGGTGCAGCCGGCCGCGAGCAGGCCGACCACGACCAGGCCGCCCAGGGCGCGACCCGCGGCGTTGCCCCACGCGGTCATTCCGTCGTCTTCGCCCAGCAGACCGAGCGCCGGTTGCCCGCGTCCCACTCCGCCTCGTGGAAGTAGGTGTAGGCGAACTCGAACGAGGCGGGGTAGCCCAGCCAGGCCTGGACGGCGATCCGGCACTGCGCGTCGGTGCGGCTCGCGACGACCTGGTCGCCGGGATACTCGTCTCCCGGCACGCCGACCTTGATCGCGCTCACGGCGCGCCAGTCGTGCTGCTGGGAGCACGGGACCTTCTCGGTCTGCTCGAACACCGGGCCCCGGGCGCACACCAGCCACTTGTCCTCGGGGAGGCCGAGCAGCAACCCCTCCGCGGTCTTCGGGAGCGGCACGTAGGCCTCGCTGGTCGCCGTACCGCCCACCACGTCGCAGCGGAACCAGCGCGCTCCGTCGTCCCAGGCCTGCTCGGACGGGCGGAACCACGCCCAGCTGACGATCGTGCGCAGCACCAGGCTCTCGTCGGCGCCGACGAACTCGGCGAACCGCTTCGAGCAGGTCGTGTAGGCGTGCTGGCCGACGGCCTCGTCGTCGTAGGCGGCGTCGTCGAACTTGGCGGGGAGCTCGCCGACGTGGAACGTCTGCGCGGTGTGCCGCGCCCCGCAGTCGACGGTCTTGGTCGCGTTGGCGGCCTGCTCGACGTCGGTCGGCGCGAGCACCCGGCACGCGCCGAGCGTCGGCGGCTCGGTCGAGTCGACGAGGTCGGGGTCCACGTTGTCGCCCTGCGGCTCGCTGCCACAGGCGGTGAGGGCGAGGCCGAGGACGACGACGGCCGCGGCCGCCCGGAGCCGCTGCGCGACGGCGCGTCGGTGCGTCATCGCTCTCCCCACTTCAAGTCTGGGCCGGTCAGGTGCTCAGTACAGCGGCGATCGTAGCGCCCGATCCGCACCGAGACCCCGGGTGCTCAGCGATCTCTCTTCAGTTGCAGGAGCGGCGAGGCCACGTAGTCGCCCTGATCCACAATCAGACCTTCGATCATTAGTCGTCCGTCGTCATCGGTCATGCGAAGCGCGGTGCGGCCTCGGCCCTCCTCATCCAGTTTGATCCACCGGGTGATGACCGAGAAGCCAGGGTCCGGACCGGCTTTGACGAGGACGCGACGATCAGGAATCGACGGCCCCCGGAAGCGGGCGCGGACGATGATCCGTTCGCCCGTCGCATACCGATCACGCGGCGTGGAGAGCGTCAGGTGACTCGCCGGACGAGGAGTGATCACGTGCAGCACTCCGGCCCGTGGCCAGAGACCGTTGTCGAAGCTCAACTCGTAGAGCTTTTTCTTTCCGAACTCCAGCGAGTTCTCCACCGCCCGCCGCTCGTGGTTGTACCAGCGGAGAGTCTTGGTCGATCCGCTTCGGAAGATTCTGGCGTCCCAATACGCGATCGACCCCGAAGCAACGAGTCCGTCTGACCGCGCGGTGATCGTCGTCAGGTCCTCGCCATCGTTGAGGTACTCCCACTTGCCCGCGAAGCAGGGGTAGCCAGGGGCGAGCTTGAGGTTGGACGCCGCGAAACTCCATCCGCCCTGGTTGACAACCACATCGCGCCCGGGAACGTAGGCGATGTCGCGGAGCAGCCGGGCCATGCTGCACGAGTCGTCCCGCGAACCGGGTGTCTCGTTGCCGGCGTTCTCAACGTTGCGGCTCGCGCGCAGGCTCAACTCGGGAGGCGTGGATGACGTGAGGTCGTGCGCGCTCAGGCTGTAGCCGCTCGCGACGAACAGCGTGGAAGTGGTCGGATCGACGGCGAGGTCGCTGTACGTTCCGATATCCGGGGAAAGAGCCGTGACGTCTCCCGTGTCCGGATCGAGCGCATACAGTCCGTCGCCGCCAATGCCCGGACAAGACGTCGTGTAGAAGACGAGGCCTTCGAGGGTGGTCATCTCCCACGGACAGCCGGGCACATCCTGGACCTGTCCGACGGTGCCGACCCAAGCGGGCTCACTCGGTAGTGGATGCGTCTCGACTATCTCGAGGGTCGCGATGTCGACCTCGGCGATCGTCGCCGTCGATTCCGGGTTGCTCGCACGCTCCCACCCACCGACGTACAGGGTGGACTTGTCAGCAGAGACAGCCAGCGCACCATTGCCTGCGACGTCAGGAAGGGTGCCGACGGGGACGCCTCTCAGATCGGTAACGAGGACCGTGTCGGACTTTCCCCTGCGTGAGATGAAGATTCGGTCGTGCTTCTCGACCACGGCCATGTCATGAAAGCCGTTGAGGGTGATCCGGGAGCGGGTGTCCTCCGCAGCGGCCGGGGCGGCGGTGAGCGCACTGAAGAGTGTTGTCGCGGCGACCGCACACGCGACGATGGGCCGAGCAGCGGGGAGCATGGTCATGAAGTTCTCCTGTGGAGCCGAGCGCGCCAGGGCGCCCCGCCTAAGCGGCGAGCAGGACGGCGATCGTAGCGCCCAGCTCGTAGGCCGCAGCGGTGTGCTCGTCCTCGAGGTCGCCGAGCACCTCGAGGACGTCGTACGACTGCTTCCAGCCCAGCGCCCCGACGATCGACTGCACCGACCGTACGGCGCCGGTGAGGTCGTAGCGGCCGTGGACGTAGAGCCCGTAGGGACGGCCCTTCGTGCCTCCCTCGGACGCCGTGGGGTCGGCCGCGCCGGACGGGTCGAGCGCACCGCCGACCGCCAGGAACGTCGAGTCGAAGAAGTGCTTCAGCGCGCCGGACATGTAGCCGAAGTTGGCCGACGTGCCCAGCACGTAGCCGTCCGCGGCCAGCACGTCGTCGGCCGTCGCCTCCAGCGCCGGTCGGACGACGACCTCGACCCCTTCGATCGCCTCGTCCCCTGCGCCGGCGACCACGGCGTCGGTCAGCGCCCGCAGCGAGCGGCTGGGGGAGTGGTGGACGATGAGCAGTCGCGCCATCCCGTCAGGCTACGGGCTGCTAGAGTGTGGCCCGTCATGATGCGCGCGCTTCTTCTTAGCTGCCGCAGCGAGGTCTGAACCGTCCCGGCCGGACCCCCTCGCTGCGGAGTGCTGCTGCGCGACCGGCCGACTCCCGTTCGACCTCGAGGACTCTCATGACCACGATTCCCAGCCAGCAGCCCAGCGGCATGCCGTTCCACCGCTACACCGCCTTCGAGCCGGTGACCGTCCCCGACCGCACCTGGCCGGACCAGCGGATCACCCACGCACCCCGGTGGCTGTCCACCGACCTGCGCGACGGCAACCAGGCGCTCATCGACCCGATGAGTCCCGCGCGCAAGATGAAGATGTTCGAGCTCCTGGTCCGGATGGGCTACAAGGAGATCGAGGTCGGCTTCCCCGCCGCGAGCCAGACCGACTTCGACTTCGTGCGCCAGCTGGTCGAGGGCGACAAGATCCCCGACGACGTACGCGTCTCGGTGCTGACCCAGGCCCGTGAGGACCTGATCGCGCGGACCGTCGAGTCGCTCGTCGGCGCCGACAAGGCGACCGTCCACCTCTACAACGCCACCGCCCCGCTGTTCCAGCGCGTGGTCTTCAACGTGACCGAGGCCGAGTGCATCGGCATCGCGACCCGCGGCACCGAGTGGGTCATGAAGTACGCCGAGGAGCTGCTCGCGGGCACCGACTTCGGCTACCAGTACAGCCCGGAGATCTTCACCCAGACGCCCACCGACTTCGCGCTCGAGGTCTGCGAGCGGGTCTCCGACGTGTGGCAGCCGGAGGCGGGTCGCGAGATCATCCTCAACCTGCCGGCCACGGTCGAGATGTCGACGCCCAACACCTACGCCGACCAGATCGAGTACTTCTCCCGCGGCCTCACCCGTCGCGAGCACACGGCGATCAGCCTGCACCCGCACAACGACCGCGGCACCGCTGTCGCCGCCACCGAGCTGGCGCTGATGGCCGGCGCCGACCGGGTCGAGGGCTGCCTGTTCGGCCACGGCGAGCGCACGGGCAACGTCGACCTGGTCACGCTCGCGATGAACCTGTTCAGCCAGGGCATCGACCCCGAGGTCAACCTCTCCGACATCGACGAGATCCGCCGCACGGTCGAGTACTGCACCCAGCTGCCGGTCCACCCGCGGCACCCCTACGCGGGCGACCTGGTCTACACCGCCTTCTCGGGCTCCCACCAGGACGCCATCAAGAAGGGCCTGGAGGACCTCCAGCGGATCGCCGACGACGCCGGCAAGCCCGTCGACGAGATCCCGTGGGAGGCGCCGTACCTCCCGATCGACCCCAAGGACGTCGGCCGCACCTACGAGGCCGTGATCCGGGTCAACAGTCAGTCCGGCAAGGGTGGCGTCGCCTACGTGCTCAAGGCCGAGCACAGCCTCGACCTGCCGCGACGGGCGCAGATCGAGTTCAGCCGGGTCATCCAGCAGCACACCGACGCCCAGGGCGGGGAGGTCACCCCGGAGGAGATCTGGACGATCTTCAACAAGGAGTACCTCGAGCGCGAGGCGCCGTACTCCCTGGTCAGCTTCACCTCGACCACCGACGAGGAGGGCGACGACCAGCAGGAGGTCCGGATGGTCGTCCGCGGCGAGGAGCAGGCGTTCACCGGCCGCGGCAACGGCCCGGTCGCGGCGTTCGTCGACGGCATGCGCCAGGCCGGCGCCGACATCCGAGTGCTCGACTACGCCGAGCACGCGCTCAGCTCGGGCGGCGATGCGATGGCCGCGGCGTACGTCGAGTGCGAGATCGCCGGCGAGATCGTGTGGGGCATCGGCATCCACCACAACATCGTCACGGCCTCGCTCCGCGCCGTCGTCTGCGCCGCCAACCGCGCTCAGGCGACGACCATCCCGCACTGAGCCTCGGCACGACGTACGACGACGGCCCCGGATCGCTCCGGGGCCGTCGTCGCTTCCGGTCAGCAGTGCTGCTCGACCTGGACCATGATCCCCGCAGCGCCTTCGTCGCCGCTGGTGACGATCCGGATCGCGGCGTCGGAGTCGACGAAGTCGCTCGAGAGCGTGAAGGTGACGCCATCGCCGGACTGGTCGATCGCCACGCTCGACCGTTCGCGCTCCTGGGCGGACGGGACGCCGCCGCAGGGTGCGGCGGGGGGCTCTTCGGCGTCGCCCTCGCGGTGGGTGGTCGTGCCGCGCTCGTCGTCGGAGGACTCGGTGTCGAACGACTGCTCGCCCGAGCCGTCGCCTGGCGCCGGCGGCGTGATCGGATCGGCGGAGTAGTCGACCTCGGCATCGACACCCTGCTCGCGGAGCGCGGCCTCCAGTCCGTCGGCGTCCTCGAGGCTGGTGATGGTCACGACGACGTCGCCGTCGGACTGCGCGTCGACGGCGAACGCCGGGTCCGGGCGCAGCAAGAGCACGCCGGCCGTGGCGGCGATCGCAGTGCCGATGGCGGCGCCAGCGGCAAGACGGCGACGGAGTCCGGGCCGGGCGGGGCTGGGCCGGCGGGAGGCGACGTGGGCGCGGAGCTCGCCGAGCAGCGCGGTCTCGAAGCCGTCCAGGGGTGCGCGGGTGGTCATGGCTGTACCTCCAGGTTGAGCGCGGCCACCGCTTCGGCAAGCGGCGGACGCAGGTGGGTTTGGACGCGGGCCCGGCTGCGGTGCAGCCGGACCCGCGCGGTGGCCGGCTTCACCCCCAGCACGGCCGCCGCCTCGGAGACGGACAACCCGTCGAGAGCCACGAGCTCGATGAGCGCACGGTCGCGCTCCGGCACGGCGGCGAGGGCGGCGTACAGCTCCCGCGACTCGCGCTCCACGTCGATCCGCTCCTCGATCCGCGCCAGCGCATCGGCGTCGAGGAGCCGACGACCGGCGATCCGGCGCTCGGCCGTGCGGTGCCGTCGCTGTCGCCGGAACTCCGACGCCACGACGTTGCGTGCCACTCCCATCAGCCAGCCGCCCGGCGTCGCCCGGTCCGGGCGGTAGCCGCCGGCGCCGTCGATCGCGGCGACGAACACGTCGGCGGTCAGGTCGGCGGCCAGGTGCGGGTCGGCCACCCGGCGGGCCACGAAGCGCTGCACCGCGGGCAGGTGCTCGCGGTAGAAGGCCTCGAGGGCATCCGGGTCGTCCCCGATCCGGTGCACCTCGGTCTGGTCCTGTTCCATGCCCCTACTTGGTCGCAGGCCGTCCGGCGTTACATCCGGCCGCTGGATCCGCTCGTGCGATCATCGCACCATGACGGGTGCGCAACGGGTGCTGACCTCCGAGCGGATCGGGCAGCTGTTCGTGGAGAGCGAGCGCGGCCGCGACCGCCTCGAGTACACCGAGTACGGCGCCGGGGACGCCTGGGTGGTGCTGCTGCCCGGGCTGCTGATGCCGCGCCGGATGCACGACCACCTCGCGCGAGCCCTCGCCGGCGCGGGGGCGCACGTCGTCACCCTCGACCCGCTCGGTCACGGGCGCTCCGACAAGCCGGACGACCCGGTGGCCTACTCGGTCACGGAGTTCGCCGAGCAGGTCGTCGCGTTGCTCGACCACCTCGGCGCGCACCAGGCCGTCGTGGGCGGCACGTCGCTGGGGGCCAACGTCGCGCTCGAGGTGGCCGCGATCGCACCCGACCGGGTTCGGGGTCTGGTCGTCGAGATGCCTGTGCTCGACAACGCGCTCGAGGTCGCGATCGTCGCGTTCGCGCCGCTCCTGCTCACCGCCCGGGTCGCGCCGCTCGCGGTCTCCGGCCTGCGCGCGTTGACGCGGGCGGTGCCGCGCGGGGTCGTGCCGTGGTGGGTGGGCATCGGCCTCGACACCGTCGACCACCGCCCGGGCCCGCTGGCGGCGTACGTCCACGGCCTGTTCTTCGGTCGTACGGCGCCGCCGCTCAAGGAGCGGAGCCGGATCGCCGCGCCGATGCTCGTCGTCGGACACCCGCGCGACCCGCTGCACCCGGCGGCCGACGCGGAGCTGCTGGCCGAGCAGCTGCCGAACGCGACGTTCGAGCGGGCCGGCTCGATCCTGGAGTGGCGGCTGCGGCCCGAGCGCCTGGACCTGGTCGCGACCCGGTTCGTCCTGGACTGCTGGAAGCACCGCGACAACCGGCGCCGGGTGCGCAAGGCCTGACCGAGCCGCACCGGCTCAGCGCACGCCGACCTTCTCGACCTGCCGCTTGACGTCCTCGTGCATCTGCAGGCGGACGTTGGCGCGGAGCTCCGTCGCGGACTCCCGGATCGCGTCCGAGATCAGCTCCTGGACCCGCGGGTCGTCGAGCGCCCCCTCGGCGATCCGGAAGACCGTGTCGGCCACCAGCCGGACGATGTCGTCGTGGAACGGGACGTACTTGAGCTTCCCGGTGGCCTGGTCCTCCTTGATCAGGTCGAGGATCAGTGCGTCGAGCTCCTTGCGGTTCTCGTCGATCGCGGCGGCGACGTGGCGGGTGTAGTTGCCCGTCTGGATCACGGCGATGACCTCGTCGAGCACGGCGACGGTGACCGGCCGGCGGATGATGTCGACGATCGTGTCGGCGAAGCGGGTCACGAAGAACGCGGTCGCCCGGTCCCCGAACGCGCGGTCGGCGGCCCGTGCCAGCCGGACGAGGATGATCACGATCCGGATCAGCCGGAAGCTCCGGAACGCCGGGTGCGACAGCGGGATCATGCCGAGGATCTCGTACCAGTAGGTGCGCAGGAACCGCGCTCCCATGCGGGACCTGCGCCAGCGGTACAGGAACTCCACCGCGAAGACCCCGCAGATCACGTAGTCCGCGGTGACCACCTTGTCGGCGGTCTCCGGGTCGACGTCCCAGAACGTGATCCACGTCAGCAGGACCACCGAGACGATCGCCAGCAGCAGCATGACCCAGTCGACGAACGTCGTCGGCGGGGCTGCCGGCTTGCCCTCGGCACGACGCGGGCCGCTGCCGACGTACGGCGTCTCCGGGCCTGCGTCCGGGGTGGCGCGCTGATCTGTCGGTGCCATGACCGCACAATAGGTGGGTGCCACTTTTCCGTGACGAGGCGATCGTCCTCCGCACCCACAAGCTGGGCGAGGCCGACCGCATCATCACGCTGCTGACCCGCCGCCACGGCCGGATCCGCGCGGTGGCGAGAGGCGTGCGCCGCACGACGTCGCGCTGGGGGTCCCGGCTCGAGCCGTTCACGCACGTCGACCTGCAGCTCGCCGAGGGGCGCAATCTCGACGTCGTCACCCAGGCCGAGACCAAGGGCGCCTACGCCGCCGCCATCGGCAACGACTACGACCGCTACACCGCGGGCACCGCGATGCTCGAGACCGCCGAGCGACTCGTCGTCGAGGAGCGCGAGCCCGCCGTCCAGCAGTATCTGCTGCTGCTGGGCGCGATGCGGGCGATGGCGACGGGGGAGCGGCGCCCGGGCCACGTCCTCGACTCCTACTTCCTGCGCTCGCTCGCCGTCGCCGGCTACGCCCCGGCGCTGCACTCGTGCGCCCACTGCGGCCGCGAGCCCGGTGAGGGCGGCAGCACCGCCACCGCGCACCGCTGGTTCAACCCGTCGATGGGCGGCGTCCTCTGCTCGACCTGCCGGATCCCGGGATCGGCGAGCCCCGCCCCCGAGACGATGTCGATGATGGGCGCGCTGCTCGCCGGCGACTGGCCCCTCGTCGAGGCCGCCGACCCGCGCCACCAGCGCGAGGCGAGCGGCCTGGTCGCCGCCTTCGTGCAGTGGCAGCTGGAGCGCGGCCTGCGCTCGCTCGCCTACGTGGAGCGCTGAGCCGAGGTCGTAGGAGTGAGAGTGACCTCTGGGTCACTCTCACTCCTACGACCCCGGGTTCGGCATCGCGCCGCCGTACCGACGGTCCCGGCGGGCGTAGGTGTCGATCGCCTGCCAGAGGTGGCGGCGGTCCACGTCGGGCCACAGCACGTCGGAGAACACGAGCTCGGCGTACGCCGCCTGATAGAGCATGAAGTTCGAGAGCCGCTGCTCACCGGACGTGCGCCAGATCAGGTCGGCGTCGGGCAGCTCGGGCACGTAGAGGTAGCGCCCCAGCGTGCGCTCGTCCACCCGGTTCGGGTTGACCCGGCCGCGGGCGACGTCCTGGGCCAGCGCGCGGGCGGCGTCGCCGAGCTCGGCGCGACCGCCGTAGTTGACGCACATCGTCAGCGTGAGGACGTCGTTGTGCTTGGTCATCTCCTCGGCGACCTGGAGCTCCTTGATCACCGACTTCCACAGCCGGGGCGCCCGGCCCGCCCACCGAACGCGGACGCCGAGCTCGTGCATCTCGTCGCGACGACGGCGGATCACGTCGCGGTTGAAGCCCATCAGGAACTTCACCTCGTCTGGGCTGCGCGACCAGTTCTCCGTGGAGAACGCGTAGGCGGAGATCGCCTTCACGCCGATCTCGATCGCGCCCTCGACGACGTCGAACAGCGACGACTCGCCCTGCTCGTGGCCCTTGGTGCGCGGAAGGCCGCGCTCCTTCGCCCACCGGCCGTTGCCGTCCATCACGATCGCGACGTGCTCGGGCACCAGGTCCGCAGGGATCGACGGCGGCCGCGTTCCCGAGGGATGGGGCGTCGGTGGTCGGACTGCGCGCTTCACGCGGGCAGTGTGCCAGTTGGCAGGCTCAGCCCTCGTCAGTGCTCGTCGTAGTGCCCCTCGTGCACGGCGTGCCGGTGGCCGTCGTGCACGTAGTCGACGTGGTCCTCGTGGGGGACGGCGAGGTGGCCGCAGCCGGGGCCGTGGACGTGGTCGTGCTCCTCGTCGCACCGCTCGGGTGCGACCACACCCTCGGGGAACGGCTCGCGGAGCCGGGCGCGGTGGCGCAGCCAGATCCCGATCGGCCAGGCCACGGCGTAGCAGGCGAGGGCGACCAGCACGATCGTCGGGCCGGGCTGGACGTTGACGTCGGCCAACGACGCGGACGCCGCTCCCAGCAGGCCGCCGACGGAGGCCAGCGTGCCGAGCAGCATCGCGGCCAGGATCGTGGTCCGGAACGAGCGGCTGAACTGCTGCGACGTCGCGACCGGGACGACCATCAGCGCGGAGACAAGCAGCAGGCCGACGGTGCGCATGGCCACGGTGACCGTCACGGCGGCGAGGACCGCGACGATCACGTTGTAGACGCGCACCCGCAGCCCGGCGACCTGGGCGAACTCGGTGTCCTGGGCGACGGCGAACAGCTGTGGCGCCAGCCCGAGGCAGAACGCGATCACGACAGCGGCCAGCCCCATCGTGATCAGCACGTCGCCCTCGGAGATCGTGGTGATCGAGCCAAAGAGGTAGCGCCCCATCGACGACGTCGTCTGCCCGTCGAGACCGCTGATGAAGATGCCCCCGGCGAGGCCGCCGTAGAACAACAGCGCGAGCGCCACGTCGCCGTTCGTGCGGCCGCGCTCGCGGATGATCTCGATGAGCACGGCGCCCGCGACGGCGATGAGCACCGCTGTCCACGTCGGCGACGCCCCCGTGAGCAGCCCGATGGCGACGCCGGTGACGGCGACGTGGCCGATGCCGTCGCCCATCAGAGCGAGCCGGCGCTGCACCAGGTAGGTCCCGATCGCCGGGGCGGCGAGGCCGGTGACCAGCGCCGCGATGATCGCGCGCTGCATGAACGGCCTCTCCAACAGCTCGATGAGCTCGTTCACGGGCGATCACCCCGAGGGGTGTCGACCGGCGACTGCATCGGCGGCACGTGGTCGGTCGTCATCGTCCTTCCGTGGTGGTGGTGATGGGTGTGCGGCTCACCGAACCACGGCTGGTGCACCTCGTGGTCGAGGAGCGGCGCGCCGTCGTAGGCCACCCTGCCGTCGCGCAGCACCACGGCCCGGTCGACCAGGCCGGCGAGCGGCCCGAGCTCGTGGGCGACCAGGACCACGGTCGCACCGCGCTCCTTGAGGGCGCCGAGGGTCTCGGCGAGGGCCTGCTGGCTGGGAAGGTCCACGCCGGCGGTGGGCTCGTCGAGGAAGAACAGCTCGGGCTCGCCGGCGAGGGCGCGGGCGATCAGCACCCGTTGCTGCTGGCCGCCGGAGAGGGTGCTGACGGCGTCCCTCCGGCGG
Proteins encoded in this region:
- the recO gene encoding DNA repair protein RecO, which encodes MPLFRDEAIVLRTHKLGEADRIITLLTRRHGRIRAVARGVRRTTSRWGSRLEPFTHVDLQLAEGRNLDVVTQAETKGAYAAAIGNDYDRYTAGTAMLETAERLVVEEREPAVQQYLLLLGAMRAMATGERRPGHVLDSYFLRSLAVAGYAPALHSCAHCGREPGEGGSTATAHRWFNPSMGGVLCSTCRIPGSASPAPETMSMMGALLAGDWPLVEAADPRHQREASGLVAAFVQWQLERGLRSLAYVER
- a CDS encoding alpha/beta fold hydrolase, with amino-acid sequence MTGAQRVLTSERIGQLFVESERGRDRLEYTEYGAGDAWVVLLPGLLMPRRMHDHLARALAGAGAHVVTLDPLGHGRSDKPDDPVAYSVTEFAEQVVALLDHLGAHQAVVGGTSLGANVALEVAAIAPDRVRGLVVEMPVLDNALEVAIVAFAPLLLTARVAPLAVSGLRALTRAVPRGVVPWWVGIGLDTVDHRPGPLAAYVHGLFFGRTAPPLKERSRIAAPMLVVGHPRDPLHPAADAELLAEQLPNATFERAGSILEWRLRPERLDLVATRFVLDCWKHRDNRRRVRKA
- a CDS encoding ion transporter, with translation MAPTDQRATPDAGPETPYVGSGPRRAEGKPAAPPTTFVDWVMLLLAIVSVVLLTWITFWDVDPETADKVVTADYVICGVFAVEFLYRWRRSRMGARFLRTYWYEILGMIPLSHPAFRSFRLIRIVIILVRLARAADRAFGDRATAFFVTRFADTIVDIIRRPVTVAVLDEVIAVIQTGNYTRHVAAAIDENRKELDALILDLIKEDQATGKLKYVPFHDDIVRLVADTVFRIAEGALDDPRVQELISDAIRESATELRANVRLQMHEDVKRQVEKVGVR
- a CDS encoding ATP-binding cassette domain-containing protein, yielding MSVAVSISNGTVAIGGRPVLRQVDLTVATGEFVALMGANGSGKSTLVRSLVGLRPVTDGEVRLFGTPLGDFGDWHRIGFVPQRATAASGVPASVGEVVAAGRLTRRRLLRPLGRADRAAVAEALEVVGLTDRRRDAVSTLSGGQQQRVLIARALAGEPELFFLDEPTAGVDLPSQQALAETLGALKERGATVVLVAHELGPLAGLVDRAVVLRDGRVAYDGAPLLDHEVHQPWFGEPHTHHHHHGRTMTTDHVPPMQSPVDTPRGDRP
- a CDS encoding isoprenyl transferase, with translation MKRAVRPPTPHPSGTRPPSIPADLVPEHVAIVMDGNGRWAKERGLPRTKGHEQGESSLFDVVEGAIEIGVKAISAYAFSTENWSRSPDEVKFLMGFNRDVIRRRRDEMHELGVRVRWAGRAPRLWKSVIKELQVAEEMTKHNDVLTLTMCVNYGGRAELGDAARALAQDVARGRVNPNRVDERTLGRYLYVPELPDADLIWRTSGEQRLSNFMLYQAAYAELVFSDVLWPDVDRRHLWQAIDTYARRDRRYGGAMPNPGS
- a CDS encoding metal ABC transporter permease, coding for MNELIELLERPFMQRAIIAALVTGLAAPAIGTYLVQRRLALMGDGIGHVAVTGVAIGLLTGASPTWTAVLIAVAGAVLIEIIRERGRTNGDVALALLFYGGLAGGIFISGLDGQTTSSMGRYLFGSITTISEGDVLITMGLAAVVIAFCLGLAPQLFAVAQDTEFAQVAGLRVRVYNVIVAVLAAVTVTVAMRTVGLLLVSALMVVPVATSQQFSRSFRTTILAAMLLGTLASVGGLLGAASASLADVNVQPGPTIVLVALACYAVAWPIGIWLRHRARLREPFPEGVVAPERCDEEHDHVHGPGCGHLAVPHEDHVDYVHDGHRHAVHEGHYDEH